Proteins encoded together in one Luteibaculum oceani window:
- a CDS encoding sigma-70 family RNA polymerase sigma factor produces the protein MRQLKIVKQVTNRETASLDKYLQEIGKVELITAEEEVELARRIKKGDQAALEKLTKANLRFVVSVSKQYQNQGLTLPDLINEGNLGLIKAAQRFDETRGFKFISYAVWWIRQSILQALAEQSRIVRLPLNKIGSINKVNKAFSELEQKYERAPTPAELAEILDMSVDEVKQSLRNAGRHVSMDAPLKDGDDSSSNMYDVLSSAESPSPEQELMHDSLRKEIDRALSTLTAREADVIRLYFGLSGQHPMTLEEIGEKFDLTRERVRQIKEKAIRRLKHTSRSKILKSYLG, from the coding sequence ATGAGGCAGCTGAAAATTGTAAAACAGGTAACCAATCGCGAAACGGCGTCTTTGGATAAATACCTTCAGGAAATTGGTAAAGTTGAGTTAATTACTGCAGAAGAAGAAGTAGAATTAGCTCGTAGAATTAAGAAAGGTGACCAGGCGGCCCTCGAAAAACTTACCAAAGCCAACTTGCGATTTGTTGTTTCGGTTTCTAAGCAGTATCAAAATCAAGGTTTAACACTTCCTGACCTTATCAACGAAGGGAACCTGGGACTCATTAAAGCCGCTCAACGTTTCGATGAAACTCGTGGATTTAAATTTATTTCTTACGCTGTTTGGTGGATTCGTCAATCTATCCTTCAAGCTTTAGCTGAGCAATCTAGAATTGTTCGTCTTCCTCTTAATAAGATTGGATCTATTAACAAGGTGAATAAAGCATTCTCAGAGCTAGAGCAAAAATATGAGAGAGCTCCAACTCCAGCAGAACTTGCCGAGATTCTTGACATGTCTGTAGATGAGGTTAAGCAATCGCTTAGAAATGCAGGAAGACACGTTTCTATGGACGCGCCTCTTAAGGATGGCGATGACTCCAGCTCTAACATGTACGACGTTCTTAGCAGTGCAGAAAGTCCTAGCCCAGAGCAAGAACTTATGCACGATTCTTTGCGAAAAGAGATAGATAGGGCTCTATCTACCCTTACTGCAAGAGAAGCTGATGTTATTCGTCTTTACTTCGGATTAAGCGGACAGCACCCAATGACCTTAGAGGAAATTGGAGAGAAATTCGATCTTACTCGCGAACGTGTTAGACAGATTAAAGAAAAGGCAATTAGAAGATTGAAACATACTTCTAGAAGCAAAATACTTAAGTC